Proteins encoded within one genomic window of Nordella sp. HKS 07:
- a CDS encoding cupin domain-containing protein → MTGPIDFSTFVAHWRDIEGSEDQHYSGSDERQSFSASFCETHGLMRLGVHHERLPPGRRLSWPHAEADEEEFVFVLEGEPDLWADGHVKRLKPDMGVSFPAGTGLAHTFLNNTEREIRLLVIGEASRERSRIHFPLDPRRNEEIGMRHWKIDPVRPLGPHDGLPHDTAPADQLVSACPVDFSAFVDYWRDIEGADDTRYNGSDELHTISASFGEKHGLMRLGIHHERLKPGRRASWPHAEADEEEFVFVVEGEPDLWADGYLKRLRPGDGASFPAGTGLAHTFLNNTDRDVRLVVVGEATRSRSRLHYPMHPRRNAEIGERHWRIERQAPPGPHDGLPDRLREKSRSS, encoded by the coding sequence ATGACCGGCCCCATCGATTTTTCGACCTTCGTGGCCCATTGGCGCGACATCGAGGGCAGTGAAGACCAGCATTATTCGGGCTCCGACGAGCGTCAATCCTTCAGCGCTTCGTTCTGCGAGACCCACGGCCTGATGCGTCTCGGCGTCCATCACGAAAGGCTGCCGCCGGGCCGGCGCCTCTCCTGGCCTCACGCTGAAGCCGACGAAGAGGAGTTCGTTTTCGTTCTCGAAGGCGAGCCGGATCTTTGGGCCGATGGCCATGTGAAGCGGTTGAAGCCGGATATGGGCGTGTCCTTTCCCGCCGGTACGGGACTTGCGCACACCTTTCTGAACAACACGGAGCGTGAGATCAGATTACTGGTGATCGGCGAGGCGTCGCGCGAGAGAAGCCGTATTCACTTTCCTCTCGATCCGCGCCGCAATGAAGAAATCGGCATGCGTCACTGGAAAATCGATCCGGTGCGCCCCTTGGGGCCTCATGACGGACTGCCCCATGACACGGCTCCGGCCGATCAATTGGTGTCGGCCTGCCCTGTCGATTTTTCCGCCTTCGTGGACTATTGGCGCGACATCGAAGGTGCGGACGACACTCGCTACAACGGCTCCGATGAACTCCATACGATCAGCGCATCCTTCGGCGAGAAACACGGCTTGATGCGCCTCGGCATCCATCATGAACGACTTAAGCCCGGTCGGCGCGCCTCGTGGCCGCATGCCGAGGCCGATGAGGAGGAATTTGTCTTCGTTGTCGAGGGCGAGCCCGATCTGTGGGCCGACGGCTATCTGAAGCGGCTGAGGCCCGGCGACGGCGCGTCCTTTCCCGCCGGCACCGGACTTGCCCACACATTTCTCAACAACACTGACCGGGACGTGCGGCTGGTGGTCGTCGGCGAGGCGACACGCAGCCGGAGCCGGCTCCATTATCCGATGCATCCCCGCCGCAATGCCGAGATCGGCGAGCGGCACTGGAGGATCGAGCGTCAGGCTCCCCCGGGTCCGCATGACGGCTTGCCCGATCGGTTGCGTGAGAAGAGCAGAAGCTCATAG